The genomic region TCGCCCCCCGAGTAAGGTCACGATCCGACCGCGAATCTCATCTTCAACCATCAAAAAGCGGTCTTCTTCCGGCAACTGCAATGTATATCCCAACGCCCCCACCCCCCGGGGAACCACGGAAATTTTCTCGACCGTCCCGCAACCGGGCATCAAGGCGGCAACGATCGCATGTCCCACTTCGTGATAGGCGACGGTTTTCTTCTCCAATTCGTTGAGAATTCGCGATTTCTTCTCCAATCCCGTAATAATCCGCTCGATCGCCTCGTTAAAATCCGCCATCATCACCGCCACGCGATTTTTACGCGCCGCCAACAACGCCGCCTCGTTGACCAAATTCGCCAAATCCGCCCCCGCAAATCCGGGAGTTCGGGCCGCGATCTTGTCGAGATCCACATCGTCGTCGAGTTTCACCAGTTTGGCGTGCACCTTGAGAATCGCCTCGCGTCCGCTCTTGTCCGGGCGGTCTACCACCACCTGGCGATCGAAGCGTCCGGGACGCAACAGCGCCGGATCGAGGACTTCCGGGCGGTTGGTGGCGGCGAGCAAGATCACCCCGGTATTCGGCTCGAATCCGTCGAGTTCGGCGAGCAGTTGGTTGAGGGTTTGTTCCCGTTCGTCATTTGTACCTAACATCGGCCCGGCGCCCATGCGCGATTTGCCCAAGGCGTCCAACTCGTCGATAAACACCAAACAGGGCGCTTGGGCTTTGGCTTGCTCGAACAGGTCGCGCACCCGCGAGGCGCCGATCCCGACGAACAGCTCGATAAATTCCGAGCCGGAAATGCTGAAAAACGGCACTCCCGCTTCTCCGGCGATCGCCCGGGCGAGCAGAGTTTTCCCGGTTCCCGGCGGGCCGACGAGCAACACCCCTTTCGGGATTTTCGCCCCCAAACGGGTGTATTTGGCCGCATGTTTGAGAAAATCGACGATTTCTTCGAGTTCGACTTTGGCTTCGTCTACCCCCGCCACGTCGTCAAAACAGACCCCGGTAGACCCTTCCGAGTAGATGCGGGCTTTGCTTTTGCCGATCGTGAGCGCCGCCGGACCGCCACCGCCGCGCGATCGGCTCATCGCCCATCCCCAAAAGGCAAACAGCAACAGCAGGGGTAAGGCCCAACTCAAAATAATGGCGATCGTGCCGCCTTCGTGAGAGCGGGGCGCGGAAAATTCGACGCCGTGTTCGCGCAGTAATCGCACCAAGTTTCCATCGCTGGCGACGGGAAAAGTTTCGTAAGTTTTTGGTGGACGATCGCCCTGGCTGTCTTCTCTTAATGTATATTCGATGCGATCGCCGCCTACAGTCGCTTTTTGTACCCGTCCCGCCTCTATTTGTGAGAGAAACTCGCTATAAGGCACCCGCGTCGTTTGGGGCGACTGGAAAAATAGAAAGTTCAGCAGCAGTAACCACACCAGTAAAAAGATGATGCTGCGTCCGAAACGCCGGATATCCGACAGTTTTGGGGATTGATTCGAGTTGGGATCTTCAGCCATGTTCGATCGCTCCTTTGCCGCCGACCGGGGAACGGGCGGGGGCGAGATAGTTGCCAAACCACTGACAGGCCAATCGAGCCACTTCGGCTAAGGCTCCGGGTTCTTCAAATAAGTGAGTTGCCCCGGGGACGATCGCGAGCTGTTTCGGCACGCTCAATTGGCTTAAAGCATCTTCGTTGATGCCGAGAACGGGAAAATCGCGACCGCCGACAATCAACAAGGTGGGCGATCGCACTTGCGGTAATACCCCCAGGGCTAAATCGGGACGCCCCCCACGGGAAACAATCGCACTGACGCGATCGCCCCGTTCCACGGCGGCGACTAAGGCGGCTGCCGATCCGGTACTGGCTCCGAAATACCCGATCGCCAGCGATCGGGTGGCCGGACATTGTATCAACCAATCCGTCGCCCCGACCAAACGCCGCGCCAAGCGCGGAATGTCAAAGCGCAATTGATGCCGGGTGCGATCGTCGATCGCCTCTTCTTCGGCGGTAAGCAGGTCGATGAGTAAGGTGGCGAACCCCGCCGATTGCAGCATCCGGGCGACGTAGCGATTGCGCGGGCTGTGGCGACTGCTCCCACTCCCGTGCGCGAACAACACCACCCCCCGAACCTGGGGCGGCAATCCGAGGGTTCCGGTGAGTTCGACCGTTCCCAGGTTCACGGCGACTTCAAATTCGCGATCGGGCCAATCGAGGGGGTGGGGCATTGGAGATTTTAGATTTTAGGTTTTAGATTGGGGATTGAGGCGGGGATCCGTGCAGGTAGGATGCCTGCACTCCTTTTTAGGTTTTTATCCCTAACTTATTGGCTTTTGCTAGTAGCTGACAGACCTCTTCATCGCTGGTTTGCGAAAAATCTTCGTACCAGGCGCTAATCGAATAAAGGTGTTGGGGACAAAGCAAACAAAGGACGCGATCGACGTCTTGCTGCAAGTCGGTGCAGGTTTGCGGGGGGGCGACGGGAACCGCCACGACGATCGCCCGGGGTTGCTGTTCGCGGATGGCCCCGATCGCCGCGCGCAGGGTCGAACCCGTGGCGATGCCGTCGTCGATTAAAATAACAGTGCGATCGCCCAAGTTCAATCCGGGGCGATCGCCGCGATAGAGCCGTTCGCGCCGTTGTAATTCCCGTTGTTCCCGTGCTTCTACTCGGGCGATCGCTTCGTCAGAGATATTGAGGGAACGAACCAGATCCCAGTCTACGGTCTTCACTCCTCCCGGGGCGATCGCCCCCATCGCCAGTTCGCAGTGACCCGGCACCCCCAATTTACGCACCAAACATAAATCTAAGGGCAATTCCAGCGCCCGGGCCACTTCGTAAGCGACGGGAACGCCCCCACGGGGTAGGGCTAAAACCACCGCATCGGGTCGGCGAGCATAGGGGCGCAGTCGTTGCGCCAGCAACTGACCCGCCTGGGTTCGATCTTTAAAGTGCATAGTCTTGATTTCTCCCCTTTTGACGATTGCTCCCGTTGGCGATCGCCCCTCAAAAGTACACCGCAGCTAACCCGTCACGGTCGGTTCGCCATCTTCCACGGTTTTCAACCAATACAACCAACCCAATGCTTCGCCGATTTGAGCTTGCACGCGAGGGTGGATCGGTCTGCCAATTTTGAGCAGTTCGGCGATTAAAAATTCCCACGATCGCAGCCCGACAGGCGCCAGTTGAATCCATTCCGGCGCCACGGGCAAAACTTTTGAAAAATCTGGCTGGGCTTTCAACCCCTCGGATGCGGATTCTTGAGGGTCTATCTTTGAATCGGGTTCTTTCCAAAAATCGGGAATTTCTTCCGGTTGTGCCTGTGGATCGTCGGCGATCGGCGGATCTCTCGATAAATTGTCAAACATTTTTCAATCTCCTAATCTTTCACGGTTAAGAATTTTGTGAACTACCGCTATTGAATCAAAGATTACAATAGCGGCTTCCCTCTTCACTGGGGACTGCGCTAGATAGAACTGAAGTTCTACCACCTCGTCTTACATCCCCTCTAAGGGCAGTAGAGCTAGTCCCTAACTCTAATATCCGTAAGCCTTCATTTTTGAGATTAATGGCGGCATTGATATCCCTGTCATGACGAGTTTGGCAATGTTCGCAAGTCCAGCTTCTCGCATCAAGAGACAGACTTTGGATTTGATTGAGGCATACATGGCAGGTTTTAGAGGAAGGAAAAAATCGATCGACTTCTAGATAAACTTTTCCTTCTAATTCAGCCTTGTACTTTAACATCGTACAAAACATTCCCCAACCGACATCACTAATCGCTTTGGCGAGTTTGCGATCGCGAACCATGCCTATCCCCCCTTTAGTTCCCCCCTTATTAAGGGGGGTTAGGGGGGATTCGACCACAATCACTTGGTTTTCGTTCACTATCTTACGGGATAGCTTGTGGAGAAAATCTTCACGACAGCGACTTATTTTGGCGTGAATCTTAGCAACTTTTACCCGCGATTTATTGTGGTTGTTGCTGCCTTTCCTTTTTCGAGCGTGTTTTTGCTGTTTTCTTTTTAGGTTTCGCGCGTGTTTATCAAAATACTTGGGATTATTGTATTTCGACCCCTCACTGGTAATCGCAAAATCGGTCAGCCCTAAATCAATGCCAATTGCTTTTCCTTTAGTTGAGGGAAAGGGAGGTTCTTCTCTACCCTCCACCAAAACTGAAACATAATATTTACCATCTGGATTTTTGGAGAGGGTTACAGTTTTGATTTTTCCCTCAAAACTTCGATGCTGACGACAACGCACTAACCCAACTTTAGGCAGTTTGATGTAACTTCCCTCAAACTTAACATTTTGAGGATAACTGATAGATTGCCTTCCCTGCTTGGATTTGAATCGGGGTAATTTTGCCCGTTTCTCAAAGAAGTTTCGATAAGCGGTCGATAAGTTCAACGCCACGACTTGCAAGCATTGGGAATAGACATCTTTTTTGAGCCAAGGGTATTCCTTTTTGAGGGCAGGTAATAATCCCTGAAGATAACCCCTTGACAAGCCTTTTCCGGTCGCTCGATAAGTCTCTTGGCACAAATTTAACGCATAGTTCCAATACCAACGACAGCAACCAAAGCTCTTGGCTAAAGTCGCTTGTTGCTCGGGGGTTGGATAGATGCGGTATTTGTACGCCTTGAACATTATCGCCGATATAGCCAGATGATAAGATTATAATTGATTTGCCGAAGAGTCGCTTTCATCCCACGATTCACCTTCGGTAGAATCGGGGAATTCCCACTCCCATTGTTAAAATCGGAATTTTGTAGCGATTGAAGCCTCCGCCTCTACGCAATATTATAGGCCACCCTCGAAGGTCTTGTCGAATCGATGGAAGCGGTTTTAATCCGAGCTATTCTCCCTTTCGAGCGGGCGATCGCCGAGGGGTGACGAGGGATTAAAGGGCAATTTTTACCCCTTACAATTCTCAACATTTTGTAAAACTTCGATCGCGTTTGCTCCCGGGCAATCCACGCACAACAAGCGCGGCGATCGCCCGCTCTCCTTTTCAATCAAATTTGTCCGTTGGCTCCGATAAAGATTTCCATGGCATCGGCGTCGCCAACTGCGCTTAAAATGAAACGATTATCGACACAATCGCAACAGCTATGACTTCTACATTACCCCAGGAAAAGCGCTGGGAATTTTGGATCGATCGCGGCGGAACCTTTACCGATATCGTCGCCCGGCGCCCGGACGGAGAAACCGTCGTCTGCAAGCTGCTTTCCGAAAATCCGGACCGCTACAGCGACGCCCCGGTCGCCGGAATCCGCCAACTGCTCGGAATTGCCGACAGCGAAGCGATTCCCACCGAGGCGATCGCCGCGATTAAAATGGGAACCACCGTCGCTACAAACGCCCTGCTCGAACGCAAAGGCGATCGCACCGTCTTTGTCGTCACCCGAGGCTTTCGCGACGTCTTGCGAATCGGCTATCAAAACCGCCCGGACATCTTCGCCCGGGAGATCGTCTTACCGGAAATGCTTTACGAACGGGTCGTCGAAGTCGAAGAACGCTACAGCGCCGGAGGCGAGGAACTCCAACCCGTCAACGAAGCGCCCTTAGTCGCCGCCTTGCAAGACGCCTACGAGAGCGGGATTCGGGCCTGCGCGATCGCCCTGATGCACGGCTACCGCTACCCCCAACACGAACGCCAAATCGCGGCGATCGCCCGCGAGATCGGCTTTACCCAGATCTCCGTATCTCACGAAGTTAGCCCGCTCATGAAGCTCGTCAGTCGCGGCGATACCACCGTCGTCGATGCCTATCTTTCCCCCATTTTGCGGCGTTACATCGATCGCGTCGCCACCCAGCTAGACCCCGGCGGGCGCATCGAAAACCGCCTGATGTTCATGCAATCCAACGGCGGTTTGACCGACGCCCGCCAATTTCAAGGCAAAGACAGCATCCTTTCCGGCCCCGCCGGGGGCATCGTCGGCGCGGTGCAAACGAGCAAAATGGCCGGATTCGAGCAGATCGTCACCTTCGATATGGGCGGAACCTCCACCGACGTCGCCCATTACAACGGCGAGTACGAACGGGAATTTGAAACCGAAATCGCCGGAGTGCGCCTGCGAACGCCGATGATGTCGATTCACACCGTCGCGGCGGGGGGCGGTTCGATCTTGATCTTCGACGGATCCCGTTACCGAGTCGGTCCCGAGTCGGCGGGGGCGAATCCCGGTCCGGCGTGTTACCGCAACGGCGGCCCGTTGACGGTCACCGACGCCAACGTGATGTTAGGTAAAATTCAGCCCGACTTTTTCCCTCACGTGTTCGGTCCCGACGGCAATTTACCCCTCGATGTGGAGGTGGTTCGGCACAAGTTTGCCGACATGGCCCGGGAAATTCACGAGCAAACGGGAGACGATCGCACCCCGGAACAAGTCGCCGAGGGGTTTTTGGCGATCGCGGTCGAAAATATGGCCAACGCGATTAAAAAGATTTCCCTCCAGCGCGGCTACGACCTCTCGAACTATACTTTGTGTTGTTTTGGCGGGGCGGGCGGCCAACATGCCTGCAAAATTGCCGAAACCTTGGGGGTCGATCGCATTTTCATCCATCCCTTTGCGGGGGTGCTTTCCGCTTACGGCATGGGATTGGCGGACGTGCGCGCGATCGCGCAACAGGCGATCGAAGCGCCGTTAACTGCAGAGGGCATGGCTCAATTATACGATGTTGTCCGGAAGTTAGAAGAGAAGGCCAAAAGCGAGATCGATTCCGGCGATCGCGCGATCGCCGTGCAGTGCAAAGTCCGGTTAAAATATCGCGGCACCGATTCGACCTTAACCGTTGATTTTGCCGACGATCCGGCAGTGATGAAAGGTGAGTTTGAAACCGCCCACCAGCAGCGTTACGGCTTCGTGCAAAGCGATAAACCTTTAGTCGTCGAGGCGATCGCCGTCGAAGCGATCGATCGCATGGCGATTCCCGAAGAAAAGGCGATCGATCGCCGCAGTTCGGAAGTTCCCGAACCCAAAGCCAGAGTGAGAATGTACGTGGGCGATCGCTACTGCAACACCCCGGTGTTCGATCGCGCCGACTTGCAACCGGGCGATCGCCTCTTCGGTCCGGCGATCGTTATCGAAGAAACGGGCACCAATATTATCGATCGCGGTTGGGAAGCGTACACGAGCGATCGCAATCATTTAATTCTCAATCGCCTCAAAGTAGACGACCCCGCGATCGCGCAATCCACAGAAATAAACCATGCTCAACCCGATCCGGTACGCTTGGAAATCTTCAACAATCTTTTCCGGGCGATCGCCGAACAAATGGGAATCGCCCTCCAAAATACCTCATCTTCAGTTAATATCAAAGAACGGCTCGATTTCTCCTGCGCTTTATTCGATGCCGAGGGCGAACTCGTCGCCAACGCCCCTCATATTCCCGTTCATTTAGGCTCGATGAGCGAAAGCGTGCGTGCCTTAATTCAAGCTCGCGGCGATCGCTTAAAACCCGGAGAAGTTTATATCTCCAACAACCCCTACAACGGCGGGACGCACTTACCGGATATTACCACGATTACCCCCGTCTTTGAAGGTCACGAAATCTTATTTTATGTCGCCTCGCGCGGCCACCACGCCGACATCGGCGGCATTACCCCCGGTTCGATGCCACCCAGCAGCAAGACCGTAGAAGAAGAAGGGATTTTATTCGATAATTTCCAACTGGTCAAAGCTGGAAAGTTTCAAGAAACCGAGTTATTACAAAAACTCAATTTCGGCGCCTATCCCGCCCGCAACTGTACCCAAAATATCGCCGATTTGCAAGCTCAAATTGCGGCGAACGAACGGGGAGTGCAAGAATTGAGAAAAACGATCGACCAATTTGGTTTGGAAACTGTGCGTGCTTATATGAAACACGTACAAAATAATGCCGAAGAATCGGTCAGGCGCGTCATTCAAGTGTTAAAAGATGGCAATTTTTGCTATCAGATGGACGGCGGCGGCCAAATTCAAGTTAAAATTACGATCGATCGCGATCGCCGCAGCGCCACCATCGACTTTAGCGGCACCTCCAACCAACTCAACAGCAATTTTAACGCCCCGGAAGCGGTTTGTAAGGCGGCGGTGCTTTACGTATTTCGCACGTTGGTAGACGACAATATTCCTTTGAATGCGGGATGTTTGAAACCGCTACAAGTGATAATTCCCGAAGGATGTTTGCTCAATCCGCGCTATCCGGCGGCAGTCGTGGCGGGGAATGTAGAGACTTCCCAGGCGATCGTCGATGCCTTATACGGCGCCCTCGGCGTCATGGCCGGATCTCAGGGAACAATGAATAATTTTACCTTCGGCAGCGATCGCTATCAATATTACGAAACGATTTGCGGCGGTTCCGGCGCCGGACCCGGTTACCACGGAACCGATGCCGTTCACACTCACATGACCAATTCGCGTCTCACGGACCCGGAGGTATTGGAATGGCGGTTCCCGGTGTTACTCGAACAGTTTGCTATCCGCCCGGATAGTGGCGGAAATGGACAATATCGGGGCGGAAATGGCGCGATCCGGCGCTTGCGCTTCCTCGAACCCATGACGGCGGCGATTTTGTCGAGTCATCGCGCGATCGCGCCATTTGGCTTACAAGGCGGCGGCGACGGCGCCCTCGGTAAAAATAGCGTCGAACGGACGGACGGTACGGTAGAAGTTTTAGGATCTACCGATGTCGCCCAAATGAATCCCGGCGATGTTTTTATCATTGAAACCCCAGGCGGTGGCGGGTTTGGGGCGATCGCACCTCCCTCTGTATAGAGTTTGGCGATAGGGATTTTTAAACCCCTTGACGCTTCCCATCTCGCTATTTCAATCGACGAGAACGAAACAATAAGGAGGAAAGAAATCTATATTCCTTCCTCCTTTAAAAAGCTCAATTTAGGCTTTTTAGGCTTTAAGCATTATCGATTTTTTGCTTAACCTTTTCTTTCATGTTTTCTTTAGCGTGTTCCGCTTGGGCTTCGATTTGTTTGGCTTTCCCTTCCGCTTTATCTTGGGGGTCGCCCGTCACTTCGCCCATTGCTTCTTGAGCTTTTCCTTCTAAGTTTTTCGCCGTAGCTTCGAGCTTATTGTCGTTACTCATATTGCAAAGCTCCTTTTACTAAATTGCTTTGTTTCAACTGTTCCTATCATAGAAATTAAAGAACTGAGATGTCTCCATCTGGCGATATATTCCATCAAAATAATTAATCTATCTTTTGGAGGTTGGAAGGGTTTTTAAGAATATATTGGTTACTCTAAAATTCACAAAATAAAATTGCTATACAAACAACAACTCGATCGCCCGTCCTCTACAATAGAGAACCTGCGATCGAGCAGTTGAGCCAAAATCAATAATTTTGAAGCTGAGTTACAATAGGAAATTAATCCCGAATCGAATTAACGGCGATCGCCCGTCGAATTCAGTTGCTGTTGTTTCTCAGCCAATTCTTCTTTCATATTTTCTACGGTATGCTCTTTCTGGGCTTCGACTTGCTTCGCTTCCCCTTCCGCTTTCGCTTGGGGGTCGCCCGTCAACTCGCCGAGAGCCTCTTGAGCTTTCCCTTCGAGGTTTTTGGCCGTGGCTTCTACTCGTTTCTCAATACTCATACATCTCTCCTCGATGCGTCAAAAACTGAAATTTTAAAAAGCTAATCTTTAACTTGCTTCTCTATTCCAACTTAGATAAAATTGCCTCAGAGTTCATCTACCTACAGACAGATTTCTCAAAAAGTCATGATGATTCCGTGGTGCGGGCATCCTCACCGTACCACAAGGCTCGATCGCCCATCCTGCCTGCTTTTTTAGAAACTGAAAATAAGTCCCACTGTCTCAAGTTAAAACCTAAAACCTAAAATCTAAACTCTAAAATTCCCCATGGCAGAATTTAAGCTTCAATCCCCCTTCAAACCCACTGGAGATCAACCCAAGGCGATCGCCCAACTCACCAAAGGACTCCAACGAGGACAACCCTTCCAAACCTTACTCGGCGCGACGGGAACGGGCAAAACATTTACGATCGCCGCGACCATCGAAAAAATCGGCAAACCTACCCTAGTACTCGCCCACAACAAAACCCTCGCCGCGCAATTATGCAACGAATTGCGGCAATTCTTCCCAGAAAATGCCGTCGAATATTTCATCAGTTATTACGATTACTATCAACCGGAAGCTTATATCGCCGTTACCGATACCTACATCGAAAAAAGTGCCTCGATTAACGACGAAATCGATATGTTGCGACATTCCGCGACGCGATCGCTATTCGAGCGCCAAGATGTTATTGTCGTTGCTTCAATTAGCTGCATCTACGGTTTAGGAATACCTTCCGAATACCTAAAAGCTGCGATTCCGCTCAAACTGGGCGAAGAGGTCAACCAACGCCAACTCTTGCGCGATTTAGCGACGATTCAATATACCCGCAACGATATCGAACTCGGACGAGGACGCTTTCGGGTTCGCGGCGACGTTCTCGAAATCGGTCCGGCGTATGAAGACCGCATCATCCGGGTCGAATTTTTCGGCGACGAAATCGACGCAATTCGCTATCTCGACCCGGTGAGCGGGGAAATTTTGCAAAGTGTTCGGGCTTTAAATATCTACCCCGCCCGTCACTTTGTGACCCCAGAAGATCGATTAGAAGAAGCTTGTGAGGAGATCGCGGGAGAACTCGAACGGCAACTCGCCGAACTGGAAAAAGCCGGAAAACTCCTCGAAGCGCAACGTCTGGAACAACGCACCCGCTACGATTTGGAAATGTTGCGCGAAGTCGGGTATTGCAACGGCGTCGAAAACTATTCGCGCCACCTCGCCGGACGCCAAGCGGGGGAACCGCCGGAATGCTTGATCGACTATTTCCCGGAAGATTGGTTGCTGATCGTGGATGAGTCTCACGTCACCGTGCCGCAAGTCCGGGGAATGTATAACGGCGATCGATCGCGCAAACAGGTTTTGATCGATCACGGTTTTCGGTTGCCGAGTGCGGCGGACAATCGCCCGTTAAAAGCACAGGAATTTTGGCAAAAAGTCAATCGCTGTATTTTCGTTTCGGCGACGCCGGGAGACTGGGAAATCGAGCAGTCGCAAGGTCAAATTGTCGAACAAATTATCCGTCCGACCGGGGTACTCGACCCGGAAATTTTCGTGCGTCCGACCGAGGGACAAGTTGACGATTTACTCGGCGAAATTCAAGAGCGCGCCAACCGTGACGAACGGGTTTTAGTCACGACGTTAACGAAGCGAATGGCGGAAGATTTGACGGAATATTTCCAAGAACGGGGGATCCGGGTGCAATATTTACATTCCGATATTGATTCGATCGCCCGGATCGAAATTTTACAAGGACTGCAACAAGGCGAGTTCGACGTTCTCATCGGTGTCAATTTATTGCGCGAGGGTTTAGATTTACCGCAAGTGTCGTTAGTGGCGATTTTAGATGCAGATAAAGAAGGCTTTTTACGCACGGAGCGATCGCTCATTCAAACCATCGGACGGGCGGCGCGTCACGTGCGCGGTCAGGCGATTATGTATGCGGATAATTTAACGGAAAGTATGCAAAAGGCGATCGCGGAAACCGAACGCCGCCGTCAAATTCAGCAAGAGTATAACTACAACCACGGCATCACGCCGCAACCAATTGTCAAGACGGGAATTAATTCAATTTTGGCTTTTTTAGATGTATCTCGTCGTTTGCATAAAGACGGGATCGCGGCGATCGCCAAAATAGACTTTCCCGAAGATTTACCGTTAGAAGAAATTCCCAATTTAGTCAATGAATTAGAAACTCAAATGAAGGAAGCCGCGCAAAACTTAGAGTTTGAAGAAGCAGCGAAATTGCGCGATCGCATCAAGCATCTGCGCGAAAAAATGCTGGGACATTAATTTTCTAGAACATCCCGAGGGCGATCGACGGACTCCTCTACAAATTAGACTTAGAATCTTCTGGTGATGCGGGCATCCTGCCCGTGACGAATTTCTTCTTTATTTCAAATAGAATCAATTCTACAATGTAACAAAAAGAGTCATGAAACTCTCTGCAATTTTAACCCTTTTCCTCATTTTTAACTTATTCTTTTGCCAAGGATGTATCGCCTCCGACCTCGAAATCCCGATCGCCTCCAGTCGGCTCGACCCTCAAGATTGCCCGGGGTGCGATTTCAGCGAAGCCAATTTAAGTGGCAGGGATTTGCAAGGGGCGAATTTAGAAAATGCCAATCTGACTCAAGCAAATTTGAAAGAAACCAATTTACAATCGGCCAATTTAAAAGGTGCGATGTTGGAAAATGCCAATTTAACAAAAGCGAATTTAACCGACGCTCAACTACAAGGTGCGAAATTAAATCGCGCCAATTTAAGTGAAACAATTTTAATCAAAGCCCAATTGCAAGGAGCCAATCTCAACGATGCCAATCTCAGTTCGGCTCGCTTGAATAATGCAAAATTAATCAGCGCCCAACTGGTTAATGCCAAGTTAACGGGCGCTAAATTAACGGGAACCAATCTCAACGGTGCAAATCTATGTTCGGCGATTATGCCGAATGGGGCGAGGTCAACCCAAAGTTGCCCGTAATACGGTCGATTGGCAACTCAACCCGAGACTCCGGCGGGGGTGGGGGCGCAACGGACGAGAATTCCGGTGCGATCTTGAATTTTGCGGGCGAAGGCGTGCAGCACTTCGGGACTGACTTGTTTGAGAACCCGTACGGGATAGGGGCGATCGCTCGCGTTAGAGTGGTCCCCGCGTCCTTCAAATTCGTGCTTGAGGGGTTTGGGTCGCGTGGGGGTGTTCAGTTGGATTTCGTCGGGTTGTAATTCTTGCATTCGGCGGATGTATTCCGCTTGGGTGGCTTCGTCCCACGGGGTTAGCAGCATGGTTTGAATGCCGACTTCGCCGCGATACTGTTGGCGGAAGCGGACGATACCTTGCCACAACTGGTCTAAGCTAATCGGCGGATGCGGTCGGCTGACCCGTCGCAGTTGGTCGTCGGAAACGGCGTCTAGCTTGACGGAAATGCGATCGGCGAAGGTAAGGGCTTCGCAAACGTCGGGATCGTTTAAGGTGGTGGCGTTGGTGAGGACGGAAAGGGGACGGTGAGTGAGTTGTTTAATTTCTTGGAGAATTTCTTTTAAGTTGAGGGCGAGGGTCGGTTCGCCACTGCCACTTAAGGTAATCACGTCAACGTCCCAGGGGGCAAAGGCTTTGAGGTCTTCGAGAATTTTTTCGGTGGGAACGTAAATGGCCCGATCGCCTGTTTTGACTTCGATTTCGCCTAACTGGCAGTACACGCAATTAAACGAGCAGGTGGAAACGGTTCCGATCGGATCGATGCCGAGCGATCGCCCGTACCGCCACGAGGACACCGGACCGTAAACCGAACAAAAGTTAGTGGTTTGATTCGATGACATCACAGTTTC from Oxynema aestuarii AP17 harbors:
- a CDS encoding radical SAM protein, whose amino-acid sequence is MSSNQTTNFCSVYGPVSSWRYGRSLGIDPIGTVSTCSFNCVYCQLGEIEVKTGDRAIYVPTEKILEDLKAFAPWDVDVITLSGSGEPTLALNLKEILQEIKQLTHRPLSVLTNATTLNDPDVCEALTFADRISVKLDAVSDDQLRRVSRPHPPISLDQLWQGIVRFRQQYRGEVGIQTMLLTPWDEATQAEYIRRMQELQPDEIQLNTPTRPKPLKHEFEGRGDHSNASDRPYPVRVLKQVSPEVLHAFARKIQDRTGILVRCAPTPAGVSG